A genome region from Natronosalvus rutilus includes the following:
- a CDS encoding universal stress protein — translation MSTILLAVDRDEDRAVAQAESIVDLELESASTRVRVVHIFTNNPEGASVTQLGAVRRAKAVLEAAGFDVEVEGRSGDPVDEILDAADEHDADVITIAGRKRSPAGKALFGSVAQGVFLNTNRSVLLCSERDA, via the coding sequence ATGTCCACGATTCTGCTGGCAGTCGATCGAGACGAGGACAGGGCGGTCGCACAGGCGGAGTCCATCGTCGATCTCGAACTCGAGTCGGCGTCGACCCGAGTCCGAGTCGTCCACATCTTCACCAATAACCCCGAAGGGGCGTCTGTCACACAGCTCGGCGCCGTCCGTCGAGCGAAGGCGGTGCTCGAGGCCGCCGGATTCGACGTCGAGGTCGAGGGCCGAAGTGGGGATCCCGTCGACGAAATTCTCGACGCCGCGGACGAGCACGACGCGGACGTCATTACGATCGCCGGTCGAAAACGGTCGCCGGCCGGAAAGGCACTGTTCGGCAGCGTGGCTCAGGGCGTATTTCTCAACACGAACCGGTCTGTCTTGCTGTGCAGTGAACGGGACGCCTGA
- a CDS encoding alpha/beta hydrolase, which yields MDAQRTDLDPQVATLLEEPTYQSLRPWHALSVEAARRLEDDVFGGDPTISLPEVTDTAIPGADAASEIPIRVYRPFEAHDLPVLVFYHGGGWTLGTLDSADDLCRAFAAETESLVVSVDYRLAPEHPFPAPLEDAIAALEWVHEHAAAVGGDPDRIGVCGSSAGANLATAVAQWDAREGADVLAQQVLCYPITDHAFDTPSYAENADGPLLTRADMRWFWDQYLRHPVDGVNPYASVLRAPSFDGLPPTTVVTCGHDPLRDEGIAYVEALEDAGVPVSHHHYPSLPHGALSLADEVERSAEAMEKLTDRIRSAF from the coding sequence ATGGACGCCCAACGGACAGATCTCGACCCGCAGGTCGCGACGCTGCTCGAGGAGCCGACCTACCAATCGCTTCGGCCGTGGCACGCCCTCTCGGTCGAGGCGGCCCGCCGACTCGAGGACGACGTCTTTGGCGGCGACCCGACGATTTCGCTCCCCGAGGTGACAGACACCGCGATTCCCGGAGCCGACGCGGCAAGCGAGATTCCGATTCGCGTCTATCGCCCGTTCGAGGCTCACGACCTCCCGGTCCTCGTCTTCTACCACGGCGGCGGCTGGACGCTCGGCACGCTCGATTCCGCCGACGACCTCTGTCGGGCGTTCGCCGCAGAGACGGAGTCGCTGGTCGTCTCGGTCGACTATCGCCTCGCCCCCGAACACCCGTTTCCGGCCCCGCTCGAGGACGCCATCGCCGCCCTCGAGTGGGTCCACGAGCACGCGGCGGCCGTCGGCGGCGACCCGGATCGGATTGGGGTCTGTGGCTCGAGCGCGGGGGCCAACCTCGCGACCGCGGTCGCCCAGTGGGACGCTCGGGAAGGAGCCGACGTGCTGGCCCAGCAGGTGCTCTGCTATCCGATCACCGACCACGCGTTCGACACGCCCTCGTACGCGGAGAACGCGGACGGCCCGCTGCTCACCCGCGCAGACATGCGCTGGTTCTGGGACCAGTACCTCCGCCACCCGGTCGACGGTGTGAACCCCTATGCGTCGGTCCTCCGGGCACCCTCCTTCGATGGGCTTCCGCCCACTACTGTCGTCACCTGTGGTCACGACCCGCTTCGGGACGAAGGAATCGCCTACGTCGAGGCGCTCGAGGATGCGGGCGTGCCCGTGAGCCATCACCATTACCCGTCGTTGCCCCACGGTGCGTTGAGTCTGGCCGACGAGGTCGAGCGGTCGGCCGAAGCGATGGAGAAACTCACTGACCGAATCCGGTCTGCGTTCTGA
- the kynU gene encoding kynureninase — translation MNGGGREGEDMSDPEGGSGPDSDREFDASESTARELDASDPLAGFRDRFDVPDTCYLDGNSLGPASDEAVAALEHVVEEWRTLGVRGWTEGDPPWFWYGERLGDRLAPMVGANPDEVVVGNSTTVNIHTLIGTFLEAADGDTVVVNELDFPTDHYAIASQLRAHRLDPDEHLVRVESEDGRTIDEDAIRAAVDDETAIVFFPSVLYRSGQLFDLEALTEIAHEHDAFAGFDLAHSVGAMTHDLSGIGADFAVWCHYKYCNAGPGAVAGLYVNERHFGTRPGLAGWWGHEKETQFDLNLEYTPATSAGAWQIGTIPIFSAAPLDGALSILEEAGLEAIRRKSVALTEYLVELTDESLSEYGVDVGTPRDADRRGGHVALEHEQAYALGAALRERGYVVDVRPPNVVRVCPAPLYMGYHDVWTFVDVVETLFEENLLEAADPDAVT, via the coding sequence ATGAATGGGGGTGGCCGCGAAGGGGAGGACATGAGCGACCCCGAGGGCGGATCCGGACCGGATAGCGACCGGGAGTTCGACGCCAGCGAATCGACAGCCCGCGAACTCGACGCGAGCGATCCGCTCGCGGGCTTCCGCGACCGCTTCGACGTACCCGATACCTGCTACCTGGACGGCAACTCGCTCGGCCCGGCGAGCGACGAGGCCGTCGCCGCCCTCGAGCACGTCGTCGAAGAGTGGCGCACCCTCGGAGTGCGCGGCTGGACCGAGGGCGACCCGCCGTGGTTCTGGTACGGCGAGCGCCTTGGGGACCGACTGGCGCCGATGGTCGGCGCGAATCCCGACGAGGTCGTCGTCGGTAACTCCACGACGGTCAACATCCACACGCTGATTGGGACCTTCCTCGAGGCGGCCGACGGCGACACCGTCGTGGTCAACGAACTCGACTTTCCGACCGACCACTACGCCATCGCCTCCCAGCTTCGAGCGCACAGACTGGACCCCGACGAGCACCTCGTTCGCGTCGAGAGCGAGGACGGCCGAACCATCGACGAAGACGCGATTCGTGCGGCCGTCGACGACGAGACGGCCATCGTCTTCTTCCCCTCGGTACTCTACCGGAGCGGCCAGTTGTTCGACCTCGAGGCGCTCACCGAGATTGCCCACGAGCACGACGCGTTCGCGGGATTCGACCTGGCACACTCGGTCGGCGCAATGACCCACGACCTCTCGGGAATCGGCGCGGACTTCGCCGTCTGGTGTCACTACAAGTACTGCAATGCCGGGCCCGGCGCGGTCGCCGGCCTCTACGTCAATGAACGCCACTTCGGGACGCGTCCTGGACTCGCCGGCTGGTGGGGCCACGAGAAGGAGACCCAGTTCGACCTGAACCTCGAGTACACGCCCGCCACGTCGGCCGGCGCCTGGCAGATCGGGACGATTCCGATCTTTTCGGCCGCGCCGCTCGACGGGGCGCTGTCGATCCTGGAGGAGGCCGGACTCGAGGCAATCAGGCGAAAGTCGGTCGCGCTCACCGAGTATCTCGTCGAACTCACCGACGAAAGCCTGAGCGAGTACGGCGTCGACGTCGGCACCCCTCGCGATGCCGACCGCCGCGGCGGCCACGTCGCTCTCGAGCACGAACAGGCCTACGCGCTCGGGGCGGCCCTCCGAGAGCGCGGATACGTCGTCGACGTCCGTCCGCCGAACGTGGTTCGAGTGTGCCCTGCACCCCTGTATATGGGCTATCACGATGTCTGGACTTTCGTGGACGTAGTGGAGACGTTGTTCGAGGAGAATTTGCTCGAGGCGGCCGATCCTGACGCCGTGACCTGA
- a CDS encoding DUF5805 domain-containing protein has protein sequence MSDDPSSETVVVRTYVPRYQKENWTAHADELDMSQSEYVRSMVQAGRKGFESPTEQPRSPDATPGGSGLETQVLELLRSGTYSWEELLEAVSDDIESQLDETLERLQATNQVRYSGRHGGYTLSGDIDGN, from the coding sequence ATGAGTGACGATCCGAGTTCCGAGACTGTCGTCGTCAGAACTTACGTCCCCAGATACCAGAAAGAGAACTGGACCGCCCACGCCGACGAACTCGACATGAGCCAGAGCGAGTATGTAAGGAGTATGGTACAAGCCGGCCGGAAGGGATTCGAGTCGCCGACAGAGCAACCCCGTTCTCCGGATGCTACCCCTGGGGGTAGCGGCCTCGAAACACAGGTCCTCGAGTTGCTTCGTTCCGGCACCTATTCGTGGGAAGAATTGCTTGAGGCGGTGAGCGACGACATCGAGTCTCAACTCGACGAGACGCTCGAGCGCCTCCAGGCAACGAACCAGGTTCGATACAGCGGTCGCCACGGCGGATACACCCTGAGCGGTGATATCGATGGCAACTGA
- a CDS encoding tyrosine-type recombinase/integrase — protein MATDRASEPATIEEPVSYFLEEQRYHGKSERTVEAYERVLGQFEAFVEDESGVSPANATRRECMAWVHSLRGRLEPSTIATYASYVHRFYDYMTRVDAFEGNPMTLVVEEMNESIDTNPTRREISIPEMQSFVGDLAHPLERAVVVTLLKTGMRVGELCNLDLRDLHADIEAVDLEWTPRVQLEARPDSLYVDEKPVRGVVVNGEERTASNKRKRGTVIPVDSELQAVLTAWLAIRPDARSTAEPLFLDTGDSWGRRLEPSDVRYIVEEHARDRGWYRTGGGASENVTPHYFRHFFTTHLRDRTGDRGVVKYLRGDVASDVIDTYTHDWGDQVRTVYESNIYSLGV, from the coding sequence ATGGCAACTGACCGAGCGAGCGAGCCAGCCACGATCGAGGAGCCAGTTTCCTACTTCCTCGAGGAGCAACGTTATCACGGCAAGAGCGAGCGGACAGTCGAGGCCTACGAGCGCGTTCTCGGGCAGTTCGAGGCGTTCGTCGAGGACGAGAGCGGCGTCTCGCCTGCAAACGCGACCCGACGGGAGTGTATGGCCTGGGTGCACTCCCTGCGCGGCCGTCTCGAGCCGAGTACGATCGCCACCTACGCCTCCTACGTCCACCGGTTTTACGACTACATGACCCGCGTCGACGCCTTCGAGGGGAATCCGATGACGCTGGTCGTCGAGGAGATGAACGAATCGATCGACACGAACCCAACCAGACGTGAGATCTCGATCCCCGAAATGCAGTCGTTCGTCGGGGACCTCGCACACCCTCTCGAGCGTGCCGTGGTCGTCACTCTCCTCAAGACGGGAATGCGTGTCGGCGAGCTCTGTAACCTGGATCTACGCGATCTGCACGCAGACATCGAGGCGGTCGATCTCGAGTGGACTCCGCGAGTTCAACTCGAGGCCCGTCCCGATTCGCTGTACGTCGACGAGAAACCCGTCCGCGGCGTGGTCGTCAACGGAGAGGAACGGACGGCGTCGAATAAGCGCAAGCGCGGAACCGTTATCCCGGTCGATTCGGAGCTACAGGCGGTTCTGACGGCGTGGCTGGCGATTCGACCCGACGCGCGGTCGACGGCCGAACCGCTCTTCCTGGACACCGGCGATAGCTGGGGACGGCGCCTCGAGCCCTCGGACGTGCGCTATATCGTCGAGGAACACGCTCGCGACCGAGGCTGGTATCGTACCGGCGGCGGTGCAAGCGAGAACGTGACGCCCCACTACTTCCGTCACTTCTTCACGACTCACCTTCGCGATCGGACGGGTGATCGTGGAGTCGTCAAGTACCTGCGGGGGGACGTCGCGAGCGACGTGATCGACACGTATACCCACGACTGGGGTGATCAGGTCCGAACGGTGTACGAATCGAACATCTACTCGCTGGGAGTCTGA
- a CDS encoding class II fumarate hydratase, whose amino-acid sequence MGDEFRTEQDSLGEMQVPADAYWGAQTQRAVENFPISGITFGRRFVRALGVVKKAAAQANRDLELIDDDVADAIVEAADEVIDGELDDQFPVDVFQTGSGTSSNMNANEVIANRAAEIMGSEIGDRVVHPNDHVNFGQSSNDVIPTAMHVAALEAVEKDVIPALDTLRQALEAKEEEFDDVVKTGRTHLQDATPVTLGQEFGGYRTQVAKGLARVDKTREHLAELALGGTAVGTGLNTHPEFPGRAAEYITKETGVQFREADDHFEAQAAHDAMSEAHGALRVVAGSLNKIANDLRLLASGPRNGLGEIEQPENQPGSSIMPGKINPVVAEAVNQVHKQVVGNDAAVAAGAAEGQIDLNLYKPVLAHNFLESAELLSNASTVFADRFVRKLEANREYCEAQVEQSMALATSLNVHIGYDKASEVAKTALKEDKTVREVALEKGYLTEDEADEVLDPRKMTERGILGDE is encoded by the coding sequence ATGGGAGACGAATTTCGCACGGAGCAGGACAGTCTCGGCGAGATGCAGGTCCCGGCCGACGCCTACTGGGGCGCACAGACTCAGCGCGCGGTCGAGAACTTCCCCATCTCGGGGATCACGTTCGGCCGCCGGTTCGTTCGCGCCCTCGGCGTCGTCAAAAAGGCCGCGGCCCAGGCCAACCGCGATCTCGAGTTGATCGACGACGACGTCGCCGACGCCATCGTCGAGGCGGCAGACGAGGTCATCGACGGGGAACTGGACGACCAGTTCCCCGTCGACGTGTTCCAGACAGGTTCAGGGACCTCGTCGAACATGAACGCCAACGAGGTCATCGCCAACCGTGCTGCCGAGATTATGGGTTCGGAAATCGGCGACCGCGTCGTCCACCCGAACGACCACGTCAACTTCGGCCAGTCGAGCAACGACGTGATCCCGACGGCGATGCACGTCGCCGCGCTCGAGGCCGTCGAGAAGGACGTCATCCCCGCGCTCGACACGCTTCGCCAGGCGCTCGAGGCGAAAGAAGAGGAGTTCGACGACGTCGTCAAGACCGGACGGACGCACCTTCAGGACGCCACACCCGTGACCCTCGGCCAAGAGTTCGGCGGCTACCGAACCCAGGTCGCGAAGGGACTCGCCCGCGTCGACAAGACCCGCGAGCACCTCGCGGAACTCGCCCTCGGCGGGACCGCGGTCGGGACGGGGCTGAACACCCATCCCGAGTTCCCCGGGCGCGCCGCCGAGTACATAACCAAAGAGACCGGCGTCCAGTTCCGCGAGGCCGACGACCACTTTGAGGCGCAGGCCGCCCACGACGCCATGTCGGAGGCCCACGGCGCGCTTCGCGTCGTCGCGGGGTCGCTCAACAAGATCGCGAACGACCTCCGATTGCTCGCGTCCGGCCCGCGAAACGGCCTCGGCGAGATCGAACAGCCCGAGAACCAGCCCGGGTCGTCCATCATGCCCGGCAAGATCAACCCGGTCGTCGCCGAGGCGGTCAACCAGGTCCACAAGCAAGTCGTCGGCAACGACGCCGCCGTCGCCGCCGGCGCCGCCGAGGGTCAGATCGACCTCAACCTCTACAAGCCCGTCCTGGCGCACAACTTCCTCGAGTCCGCCGAACTCCTCTCGAACGCGAGCACGGTGTTCGCTGACCGCTTCGTCCGCAAACTCGAGGCCAACCGGGAGTACTGCGAGGCGCAGGTCGAGCAGTCGATGGCGCTGGCGACCTCGCTCAATGTCCACATCGGTTACGACAAGGCCAGCGAGGTCGCGAAGACGGCACTCAAGGAGGACAAGACGGTTCGGGAGGTCGCCCTCGAGAAGGGCTACCTCACCGAGGACGAGGCCGACGAGGTGCTCGACCCGCGGAAGATGACCGAACGTGGCATCCTCGGCGACGAGTAA
- a CDS encoding PH domain-containing protein yields the protein MERLEPRIRWVWIVAAVVRTVILGTVLGGLLVALQAREVLAIGTDRILLGTVVLVILVSLVRTAVAWRRYAVFGFTLRDQSLYIERGVFTRIKTVVPYVRVQHVDSRRSPLERALGLGTLVVYTAGSRNADVAIPGLTPDRAEALQERLRELTIETNGEDAV from the coding sequence ATGGAACGACTCGAGCCGAGGATTCGCTGGGTCTGGATCGTCGCCGCCGTCGTTCGAACCGTGATCCTGGGCACCGTCCTGGGGGGCCTCCTGGTGGCGTTACAGGCTCGCGAGGTGCTGGCGATCGGCACGGATCGGATTCTCCTCGGAACCGTCGTCCTCGTCATCCTCGTCTCCCTCGTCCGGACCGCCGTCGCCTGGCGCCGGTACGCCGTGTTCGGCTTCACGCTCCGCGACCAGTCGCTGTACATCGAGCGCGGCGTCTTCACCCGAATCAAGACCGTGGTTCCCTACGTTCGCGTCCAGCACGTCGACTCCAGGCGGTCGCCGCTCGAGCGAGCCCTCGGACTCGGGACGCTCGTGGTCTACACGGCGGGATCCAGGAACGCCGACGTGGCGATTCCCGGCCTCACGCCCGACCGGGCCGAGGCGTTACAGGAACGGCTCCGCGAGCTCACGATCGAAACCAACGGTGAAGACGCCGTATGA
- a CDS encoding PH domain-containing protein codes for MKRLHPSSVIVRSLSRSLNLGFFFFVVGLVTSPGEVGANLFVVGVFVLGGILVGVLYELAYYERFRYAVTDDTFDVVSGVVSRRDREVPLHRVQNVDVRQTALHRLFGIAAVHVETAGGSRTEITLRYVDEAEARALTRRLRTGAEAEAEAELGDADSGEPTTAETDAGRAPREPGDGVAGARDADAERTLFRIKPKELAILSVFTIDPGASLLGGLILSFASGFDPTTLVPIDLLESDLPGTGLVAILWAGFLFLLAAWILSALLTLTRYYGFRLTRVGDELYYERGLVQRYSGTIPLEKVQTLTITESVPYRWFGYASLAVETAGYGPEQSDSRGTESAIPLAEFGRVVALARSIEPFEAGEASRTSGTGETADSTGSALDAPDAVSAGDAPDAVDAPADAIDAPTDESNDSDLPSLDRPPLRARERYAVRYIAVITVVLAAGYVLASRTEIVRDWYAFAPLLFLVPLAAHLKWRNRGYRVGEAYFYARTGFWRRSTKIVPAYRVQSVLNAQTVFQRRRRLASVTADTASSATLLGRSATAHDIDAERALEVQWTLEERLQEQRRVRSHESGGSASD; via the coding sequence ATGAAGCGCCTCCACCCGTCGTCGGTGATCGTCCGTTCACTCTCGCGGAGTCTCAACCTCGGCTTTTTCTTCTTCGTCGTCGGCCTCGTCACGTCTCCGGGCGAGGTCGGAGCGAACCTCTTCGTCGTCGGCGTGTTCGTCCTGGGTGGGATCCTCGTCGGCGTCCTCTACGAACTGGCCTACTACGAGCGGTTTCGGTACGCCGTCACCGACGACACGTTCGACGTCGTCTCGGGGGTCGTCTCGCGACGCGACCGCGAGGTCCCCCTCCACCGGGTCCAGAACGTCGACGTTCGCCAGACGGCGCTGCACCGTCTGTTCGGCATCGCGGCGGTCCACGTGGAGACGGCTGGCGGGAGCCGGACTGAAATCACGCTCCGGTACGTCGACGAGGCGGAGGCTCGAGCGCTCACTCGTCGTCTCCGAACGGGTGCCGAGGCCGAAGCCGAGGCGGAGCTCGGAGACGCCGACAGCGGAGAGCCGACGACCGCAGAGACGGACGCTGGCCGCGCGCCTCGAGAACCCGGTGACGGGGTCGCTGGCGCTCGAGATGCGGACGCCGAACGGACCCTCTTTCGAATCAAACCGAAGGAACTCGCCATCCTCAGCGTCTTCACGATCGACCCCGGCGCGAGCCTCCTCGGGGGACTCATCCTCTCGTTCGCTAGCGGGTTCGACCCGACGACGCTCGTCCCCATCGACCTCCTCGAGAGCGACCTCCCCGGGACGGGACTGGTGGCCATTCTCTGGGCGGGGTTCCTCTTCTTGCTCGCGGCCTGGATTCTGAGCGCGCTCCTCACGCTGACGCGCTACTACGGCTTCCGGCTGACGCGAGTCGGCGACGAACTCTACTACGAACGGGGCCTCGTCCAGCGCTACAGTGGGACTATCCCGCTCGAGAAAGTCCAGACGCTCACGATCACCGAGTCCGTCCCCTACCGGTGGTTCGGCTACGCCTCCCTGGCGGTCGAGACCGCCGGCTACGGTCCCGAACAGTCCGATTCCCGCGGGACCGAGTCGGCGATTCCGCTGGCCGAGTTCGGTCGCGTCGTCGCGCTCGCCAGGTCGATCGAGCCGTTCGAGGCGGGGGAGGCGAGCAGGACTAGCGGAACGGGCGAGACAGCCGATTCGACGGGATCAGCCCTCGACGCTCCTGACGCCGTTAGCGCCGGTGACGCCCCCGACGCCGTTGACGCTCCCGCTGACGCAATAGACGCGCCAACCGACGAATCGAACGACAGTGACCTCCCATCACTCGATCGACCGCCACTCAGAGCCCGCGAACGCTACGCTGTCCGGTACATCGCCGTCATCACCGTGGTGCTCGCCGCCGGCTACGTCCTGGCCTCCCGAACCGAAATCGTGCGCGACTGGTACGCGTTCGCGCCACTGCTCTTCCTCGTCCCGCTCGCCGCCCACCTGAAGTGGCGCAATCGCGGCTATCGAGTGGGCGAGGCGTACTTTTACGCCCGAACCGGCTTCTGGCGGCGCTCGACCAAGATCGTCCCCGCCTACCGGGTGCAGTCCGTGCTGAACGCACAGACGGTGTTCCAGCGGCGGCGTCGCCTCGCGAGCGTGACGGCGGACACGGCCAGTTCGGCGACTCTCCTCGGACGGTCGGCGACGGCCCACGACATCGACGCCGAGCGGGCGCTCGAGGTCCAGTGGACGCTCGAGGAGCGGTTACAAGAGCAACGACGAGTTCGGTCTCACGAAAGTGGTGGGTCGGCCAGTGACTGA
- a CDS encoding transcriptional regulator: MHTCRNCNQSFQTSLALEIHRDSCEKGQLYCQVCGERFRERDATRDGWHYACPTEDCDGEGLHEDLYEIDAIRKATH, from the coding sequence ATGCACACCTGTCGCAACTGCAACCAGTCGTTCCAGACGTCGCTCGCCCTCGAGATTCACCGGGACTCATGTGAGAAAGGGCAACTATACTGTCAAGTCTGTGGGGAGCGATTCCGGGAACGCGACGCGACTCGAGACGGCTGGCACTACGCGTGCCCGACGGAGGACTGTGACGGCGAGGGACTCCACGAGGACCTCTACGAAATCGACGCGATTCGCAAGGCAACCCACTGA
- a CDS encoding glycerate kinase type-2 family protein → MTSRVSIEDYDALASSEPRTVALDCLIAGIDAAHPRRVVFDALTLEGEHLTVTPVAGPSRTYDLETYGDVVVLGGGNAAGHVAAALEALLGDRIDDGVVVTDDPVETDRIDVMPGDHPVPSERGVEGTNAVLERAADAGPDDLVLGCLTGGGSALLPAPAENISLEALRKTTEALLASGASIDEFNAVRKHLSRLKGGNLARVADPATVVGLLVSDVAGDDPSVIASGPLSPDETTFADALDVLERYGITAPEPVLEHLRRGADGNERETPVDDDPAFDDVDCHVVASATTALEAAREVAVDRGYAPLVLSSSVRGEAREAAKTQVAIAEEIARTGTPAEPPAVVLSGGETTVTLAEDHGRGGPNQEFVLGGALELEVPAVVASVDTDGIDGTTDAAGAIVDQGTVSLDGPLDPLKARRALERNDAYPALEAANALVRMGATGTNVNDLRALVVERGIANR, encoded by the coding sequence ATGACCTCGCGTGTTTCCATCGAGGACTACGACGCGCTCGCCTCGAGCGAGCCGCGAACGGTCGCCCTGGACTGTCTGATCGCGGGTATTGACGCGGCCCACCCGCGACGGGTCGTATTCGACGCGCTCACGCTCGAGGGCGAGCACCTCACCGTCACTCCGGTCGCCGGCCCGTCACGAACGTACGACCTCGAGACGTACGGCGACGTCGTCGTTCTCGGTGGCGGAAACGCGGCGGGCCACGTGGCCGCGGCGCTCGAGGCTTTGCTAGGGGATCGAATCGACGACGGCGTCGTGGTCACCGACGACCCCGTCGAAACCGACCGGATCGACGTTATGCCCGGCGATCACCCCGTGCCCTCCGAACGCGGGGTCGAAGGGACGAACGCGGTCCTCGAACGGGCCGCCGACGCCGGTCCGGACGACCTCGTCCTCGGCTGTCTCACCGGTGGCGGGAGCGCTCTCCTTCCGGCACCCGCCGAGAACATTTCGCTCGAGGCCCTCCGGAAGACCACCGAGGCACTGCTCGCGAGCGGCGCGTCCATCGACGAGTTCAACGCCGTCCGCAAACACCTCTCGAGGCTCAAGGGCGGGAACCTCGCCCGTGTCGCGGATCCCGCGACCGTCGTCGGCCTGCTCGTCAGCGACGTCGCCGGAGACGACCCGAGCGTGATCGCCAGCGGGCCGCTCTCGCCCGACGAGACGACCTTCGCTGACGCGCTCGACGTGCTCGAGCGCTACGGAATCACCGCTCCTGAGCCGGTCCTCGAGCATCTTCGACGCGGTGCCGACGGAAACGAACGAGAGACGCCGGTCGACGACGACCCGGCGTTCGACGACGTCGACTGCCACGTCGTCGCTAGCGCGACCACGGCGCTCGAGGCAGCCCGCGAGGTCGCCGTCGACCGTGGCTACGCGCCACTCGTGCTCTCCTCGTCCGTGCGGGGCGAAGCACGCGAGGCTGCGAAAACGCAGGTCGCCATTGCCGAGGAAATCGCCCGCACGGGGACGCCGGCCGAGCCACCGGCCGTCGTCCTCTCGGGCGGGGAAACGACCGTCACGCTCGCGGAGGACCACGGACGAGGCGGACCGAACCAGGAGTTCGTTCTCGGTGGCGCGCTCGAACTCGAGGTCCCGGCGGTCGTCGCCAGCGTCGACACCGACGGCATCGACGGTACGACGGACGCGGCGGGAGCCATCGTCGACCAGGGAACCGTCTCTCTGGACGGACCGCTCGATCCGCTGAAAGCACGACGGGCGCTCGAGCGAAACGACGCCTATCCGGCGCTTGAGGCGGCGAACGCGCTGGTTCGGATGGGAGCGACCGGAACGAACGTCAACGATCTTCGAGCCCTCGTCGTCGAACGGGGCATCGCCAATCGGTAA